Proteins from one Deinococcus actinosclerus genomic window:
- a CDS encoding amidohydrolase family protein, which yields MTHSDPHTPRLLTCDVLYTGMGGAQSPGGVVVVGGTVAATGHPDTLRAAYPHAREERAGSVIAPPPVNAHTHLDMSTYEFTALPYFRWIPEVVVPQREKRSAEAARHGADTLAGLGAGGVGDIVYMHAPDVMETLLPREDLSGVLYYEVLGTFPEKANEIFRTVRERIEGWRAQERPGGPRVGLSPHTPHTVSHRLMRLLCDYAAGEGLPLQIHVAEHPAEHDLYTRGGGPIWDNRLAALYPDTFAEVMGRAPEPDLTPVRYLDELGVLNAKPTLIHMVNVTPDDIARVARAGSAVVTCPRSNHHLDCGVFPWAAFAAAGVEVALGTDSVASGGNLDVREDVAFAQEVHPGLDPRVIVRAAVKGGHRVLGTRAPFIRRGEAWDERYRW from the coding sequence ATGACCCACAGCGACCCGCACACGCCCCGCCTGCTCACCTGCGACGTGCTGTACACCGGCATGGGCGGCGCGCAGAGTCCCGGCGGGGTGGTCGTGGTGGGCGGGACGGTCGCGGCGACCGGGCACCCGGATACGCTGCGTGCCGCGTATCCCCACGCGCGGGAGGAACGCGCGGGGTCCGTGATCGCGCCGCCGCCCGTGAACGCCCACACGCACCTGGACATGAGCACGTACGAGTTCACGGCCCTGCCGTACTTCCGCTGGATTCCCGAGGTGGTCGTGCCCCAGCGCGAGAAACGCAGCGCCGAGGCCGCCCGGCACGGCGCGGACACCCTGGCCGGGCTGGGCGCGGGCGGCGTGGGCGACATCGTGTACATGCACGCCCCGGACGTGATGGAGACCCTGCTGCCCCGTGAGGACCTGAGCGGCGTCCTGTACTACGAGGTGCTGGGTACCTTCCCAGAAAAGGCCAACGAGATCTTCCGGACCGTGCGCGAACGGATCGAGGGCTGGCGCGCGCAGGAGCGTCCCGGCGGGCCGCGCGTGGGCCTGTCCCCGCACACGCCGCACACCGTCAGCCATCGCCTGATGCGGCTGCTGTGCGACTACGCCGCCGGGGAGGGCCTGCCCCTCCAGATCCATGTGGCCGAGCACCCCGCCGAGCACGACCTGTACACGCGCGGCGGCGGACCCATCTGGGACAACCGGCTGGCCGCGCTGTACCCCGACACCTTCGCGGAGGTCATGGGCCGCGCCCCGGAGCCCGACCTGACCCCCGTACGCTACCTGGACGAACTGGGCGTCCTGAACGCGAAACCCACGCTGATCCACATGGTGAACGTCACCCCGGACGACATCGCGCGGGTCGCCCGGGCCGGCAGCGCCGTCGTGACCTGCCCGCGCAGCAACCACCACCTGGACTGCGGCGTGTTCCCCTGGGCGGCCTTCGCGGCGGCCGGGGTGGAGGTCGCGCTGGGCACCGATTCCGTCGCCAGCGGGGGAAACCTCGACGTGCGCGAGGACGTCGCCTTCGCGCAAGAAGTGCACCCGGGGCTCGACCCGCGCGTGATCGTGCGCGCCGCCGTGAAGGGCGGGCACCGCGTGCTCGGGACCCGCGCGCCCTTCATCCGCCGGGGCGAGGCGTGGGACGAGCGCTACCGCTGGTGA
- the rlmN gene encoding 23S rRNA (adenine(2503)-C(2))-methyltransferase RlmN — protein sequence MELLLDLHPDAYPLEGFRRRQLLDWVFGQGAGTFDAMTNLPAPTRQELTASYLLNPFKLIETVRSADGSVKYLFTLQDGRQMEAVYMPYLDRKTICVSTMVGCPARCAFCATGAMGFGRNLTPGEIVAQVLAVAGGEDIAPREIRNLVFMGMGEAMLNYDNTMLAARILLHPEALGMSKRRVTLSTVGIAKGIRRLATEDDLGIKLAISLHAPDEDTRRRIIPTGQVNSIEEIMSAAREYQDVTGRRITMEYTMLRGINDHLWQAELLAELLRGLVSHVNLIPMNPWPGSDFESSTEEQIQAFYDLLESRGVDVSVRRSRGRDAGAACGQLALKRPGAVGGQGSGAA from the coding sequence ATGGAGCTTTTACTCGACCTTCACCCCGACGCCTACCCCCTGGAGGGCTTCCGGCGTCGGCAGCTGCTCGACTGGGTCTTCGGGCAGGGCGCCGGCACCTTCGACGCCATGACCAACCTGCCCGCCCCCACCCGGCAGGAGCTGACCGCCAGCTACCTGCTCAATCCCTTCAAGCTGATCGAGACGGTCCGCAGCGCCGACGGCAGCGTGAAGTACCTCTTCACCCTGCAGGACGGCCGGCAGATGGAAGCGGTGTACATGCCGTACCTCGACCGCAAGACCATCTGCGTGTCCACCATGGTGGGGTGCCCGGCGCGGTGCGCCTTCTGCGCGACCGGCGCGATGGGCTTCGGGCGCAACCTGACCCCCGGCGAGATCGTGGCGCAGGTCCTGGCCGTCGCCGGCGGCGAGGACATCGCCCCGCGCGAGATCCGCAACCTGGTGTTCATGGGCATGGGCGAGGCCATGCTCAACTACGACAACACCATGCTCGCCGCGCGCATCCTGCTGCACCCCGAAGCGCTGGGCATGAGCAAGCGCCGCGTGACGCTCTCCACCGTGGGCATCGCCAAGGGCATCCGCCGCCTGGCGACCGAGGACGACCTGGGCATCAAGCTGGCGATCAGCCTGCACGCCCCGGACGAGGACACCCGGCGCCGGATCATCCCGACCGGGCAAGTGAACTCCATCGAGGAGATCATGAGTGCCGCCCGCGAGTACCAGGACGTCACGGGCCGGCGCATCACCATGGAATACACCATGCTGCGCGGCATCAACGACCACCTCTGGCAGGCCGAGCTGCTGGCCGAACTGCTGCGCGGCCTGGTCAGCCACGTGAACCTGATTCCCATGAATCCCTGGCCGGGCTCGGACTTCGAGAGCAGCACCGAGGAGCAGATCCAGGCCTTCTACGACCTGCTCGAATCGCGCGGCGTGGACGTCAGCGTGCGCCGCTCGCGCGGTCGCGACGCGGGGGCCGCGTGCGGTCAGCTGGCCCTGAAGCGACCCGGCGCGGTGGGGGGGCAGGGCAGCGGCGCCGCCTGA
- the lysS gene encoding homocitrate synthase encodes MTQDPSVTTDHPAPLIPATSWAIIDSTLREGEQFARGNFKQGDKIEIARALDAFGAEFIEVTTPMVSAQTHADIRRLTSLGLKAKFLTHVRCHMDDVQRAVDTGVDGLDLLFGTSSFLREFSHGKNIGQIIDSAQQVISWIKTHHPDLQIRFSAEDTFRSEEADLMAVYRAVSDLGVHRVGLADTVGVATPRQVYTLVREVRKVIHAECGIEFHGHNDTGCAVSNAYEAVEAGATHIDTTILGIGERNGITPLGGFLARMFTFDPQGLIDKYNLDLLPELDRMIARMVDLPIPWNNYLTGEFAYNHKAGMHLKAIYLNPGAYEAIPPGVFGVGRRIQAASKVTGKHAIAYKARELGLHYGEDALRRVTDHIKALAEQDELDDAHLEQVLREWVSA; translated from the coding sequence ATGACCCAGGACCCCAGCGTGACCACCGACCACCCCGCCCCTCTGATCCCCGCGACCTCGTGGGCGATCATCGACTCCACCCTGCGGGAGGGCGAGCAGTTCGCACGCGGGAACTTCAAACAAGGCGACAAGATCGAGATCGCCCGGGCGCTCGACGCCTTCGGGGCCGAATTCATCGAGGTCACCACCCCGATGGTCAGCGCGCAGACCCACGCGGACATCCGCCGCCTGACCAGCCTGGGGTTGAAGGCCAAGTTCCTGACGCACGTCCGCTGCCACATGGACGACGTGCAGCGCGCCGTGGATACCGGCGTGGACGGCCTGGACCTGCTGTTCGGCACCAGTTCGTTCCTGCGGGAATTCAGTCACGGCAAGAACATCGGGCAGATCATCGACAGCGCCCAGCAGGTCATCAGCTGGATCAAGACCCACCACCCGGACCTCCAGATCCGCTTCAGCGCCGAGGACACCTTCCGCAGCGAGGAAGCCGACCTGATGGCCGTGTACAGGGCCGTCTCCGACCTGGGCGTGCACCGCGTCGGCCTGGCCGACACCGTCGGCGTCGCCACGCCCCGGCAGGTGTACACGCTGGTCCGCGAGGTGCGCAAGGTCATCCATGCCGAGTGCGGCATCGAATTCCACGGGCACAACGACACGGGCTGCGCCGTCAGCAACGCCTACGAGGCCGTCGAGGCGGGCGCCACCCACATCGACACGACCATCCTCGGGATCGGGGAACGCAACGGCATCACGCCGCTCGGCGGCTTCCTGGCCCGCATGTTCACCTTCGACCCGCAGGGCCTGATCGACAAGTACAACCTCGACCTGCTGCCGGAACTCGACCGCATGATCGCCCGCATGGTGGACCTGCCGATTCCCTGGAACAACTACCTGACCGGCGAATTCGCGTACAACCACAAGGCCGGGATGCACCTGAAGGCCATCTACCTCAACCCCGGCGCGTACGAGGCCATCCCGCCCGGCGTGTTCGGCGTGGGCCGCCGCATCCAGGCGGCGAGCAAGGTCACGGGCAAGCACGCCATCGCCTACAAGGCCCGCGAACTGGGCCTGCACTACGGCGAGGACGCCCTGCGCCGGGTCACGGACCACATCAAGGCGCTGGCCGAGCAGGACGAACTGGACGACGCCCACCTGGAACAGGTGCTGCGCGAGTGGGTCAGCGCCTGA
- a CDS encoding PhzF family phenazine biosynthesis protein: protein MTPDPTAAAPVLYRALSDGGVGGKRVAVFLDGGDEQARAEAAGAPLSVFVQAADPTGLRLRVFTPTREKGSSDSAAIAALSALHTRAGLLDVVEVTQGDPEAGGEVQSAQLCGGEWVLRQGLATAREVQADLSPTGLAGLAAWVGSTGRPNLVAELPSLAALDAFMPDDAAISGVNRATDTTGLVLYTLGGPGRVDVSFRAFGPLKGFTEDAASSNMLACLIGVLGRRGQLPQDANLLRAAQRRPGHPARLTAQFAPLSGGVEVWVGGRATPAGAAP, encoded by the coding sequence ATGACCCCCGACCCGACCGCCGCCGCTCCCGTCCTGTACCGAGCCCTGTCCGATGGGGGCGTGGGCGGCAAGCGCGTGGCGGTCTTTCTGGACGGCGGCGATGAGCAGGCGCGGGCCGAGGCGGCCGGCGCGCCGCTGAGCGTGTTCGTGCAGGCTGCCGACCCGACCGGATTGAGGCTGCGGGTCTTCACGCCCACGCGCGAGAAGGGCAGCAGCGACAGCGCCGCCATCGCCGCGCTGAGCGCCCTCCACACGCGAGCGGGTCTGCTGGACGTCGTGGAGGTCACGCAGGGCGACCCGGAAGCGGGGGGCGAGGTCCAGAGCGCGCAGCTGTGCGGCGGCGAGTGGGTGCTGCGCCAGGGCCTCGCCACGGCGCGGGAGGTGCAGGCGGACCTCTCCCCCACCGGGCTGGCCGGGCTGGCGGCGTGGGTGGGCAGCACGGGCCGCCCGAATCTGGTCGCAGAGCTGCCCTCGCTGGCGGCACTGGACGCCTTCATGCCGGACGACGCGGCGATCAGCGGGGTGAACCGCGCCACCGACACGACGGGCCTCGTCCTGTACACCCTGGGCGGCCCCGGGCGGGTGGACGTGAGCTTCCGGGCGTTCGGTCCCCTGAAGGGCTTTACCGAGGACGCCGCGAGCAGCAACATGCTGGCTTGCCTGATCGGCGTGCTGGGCCGGCGCGGACAGCTGCCGCAGGACGCGAACCTGCTGCGGGCCGCGCAGCGCCGCCCCGGGCACCCCGCCCGGCTGACCGCGCAGTTCGCGCCGCTCTCGGGCGGGGTGGAAGTCTGGGTGGGCGGCCGCGCTACCCCGGCGGGCGCGGCGCCCTGA
- a CDS encoding MATE family efflux transporter, producing the protein MSAVTAPTPPPTESIKSPAREIASIAVPVSLEMVIQLVLTFINQIIVGTLGAVAVAAVGLSGSLGFLFFVTLGALGSGTSILVARRHGAADRPGVNQTLTVSVVTSVLAAALLTLPVVLLAGPLLSLAGGEDAVTRTATPYMQVSMLALIPGSLAWILSGALRSLGHARTPLVATVITVIVESLLAYGLVFGVGPLPQLGVVGAAWALVFANILKTALLAYQIYGPRHLAALTLPARDAWRSIAAPLLTISAPIAFTEFAWSLGGFLYAAVYARVGTAALAASQIVGTLEGIFIVGSFGLMSAATVFIGRSLGAGDATAAQLWLGRISRAGLVTGLGFGLLYALSALIVPALFPRVGSDVHHIALIGILISAAFQIFKVRNMIIGGGVLPGAADGKGVIIGDVVGAFVVGLPLAIGLGLYSPLGVWGVFLARGAEEVVKVLIFEWRRRRIDWDRLARDQQGQEVTAH; encoded by the coding sequence ATGTCAGCCGTCACGGCCCCCACCCCACCCCCAACTGAATCGATCAAGAGCCCGGCGCGCGAGATCGCCAGCATCGCCGTCCCCGTCAGCCTGGAAATGGTCATCCAGCTCGTCCTGACCTTCATCAACCAGATCATCGTCGGCACGCTCGGCGCGGTTGCCGTCGCCGCCGTCGGCCTCAGCGGCAGCCTGGGCTTCCTGTTCTTCGTCACCCTGGGCGCCCTGGGCAGCGGCACCAGCATCCTCGTCGCCCGCCGCCACGGCGCCGCCGACCGGCCCGGCGTGAACCAGACGCTGACCGTCAGCGTCGTCACCAGCGTGCTCGCCGCGGCCCTCCTGACCCTCCCGGTCGTGCTGCTCGCCGGACCCCTCCTGAGCCTCGCGGGCGGCGAGGACGCCGTCACCCGCACCGCCACCCCTTACATGCAGGTCAGCATGCTCGCCCTGATCCCCGGCAGCCTCGCCTGGATCCTCAGCGGCGCCCTGCGCTCCCTCGGGCACGCCCGCACCCCCCTGGTCGCCACCGTCATCACCGTCATCGTCGAGAGCCTGCTGGCGTACGGCCTCGTGTTCGGCGTCGGCCCCCTCCCGCAACTCGGGGTGGTCGGCGCCGCCTGGGCGCTGGTGTTCGCGAACATCCTCAAGACCGCCCTGCTCGCCTACCAGATCTACGGCCCGCGCCACCTCGCCGCGCTCACCCTGCCCGCCCGGGACGCCTGGCGGTCCATCGCCGCGCCGCTGCTGACCATCAGCGCGCCCATTGCGTTTACCGAGTTCGCCTGGAGCCTCGGCGGGTTCCTGTACGCCGCCGTGTACGCCCGCGTCGGCACCGCCGCGCTGGCCGCCAGCCAGATCGTCGGCACGCTGGAAGGCATCTTCATCGTGGGTTCGTTCGGCCTGATGAGCGCCGCCACCGTCTTCATCGGCCGCTCGCTGGGCGCCGGGGACGCGACTGCCGCGCAGCTGTGGCTGGGGCGCATCAGCCGCGCCGGACTCGTCACCGGGCTGGGCTTCGGGCTGCTGTACGCCCTGAGCGCCCTGATCGTCCCCGCGCTGTTCCCGCGCGTCGGCAGCGACGTGCATCACATCGCATTGATCGGCATCCTGATCAGCGCCGCCTTCCAGATCTTCAAGGTCCGGAACATGATCATCGGGGGCGGCGTCCTCCCCGGCGCGGCCGACGGCAAGGGCGTCATCATCGGCGACGTCGTCGGCGCGTTCGTCGTCGGCCTGCCCCTCGCCATCGGCCTGGGCCTCTACTCACCGCTGGGCGTCTGGGGCGTGTTCCTCGCCCGCGGCGCGGAAGAAGTCGTGAAGGTCCTGATCTTCGAATGGCGGCGCCGCCGCATCGACTGGGACAGACTCGCCCGCGACCAGCAGGGCCAGGAAGTGACCGCCCACTGA